Genomic DNA from Thermoplasmata archaeon:
AGTTACTGTTACAGTTGCCAAAATTGCAACAATGCTGATTATCAGCTCTATGACCGGAGAGGCATGCACATACGTCAGTGCGTTAGCAAGGGGATCTGCAGTAATGCCATAGTACTGCCATGGCATCAGTGCCAGCATGCCTACCACCACCAGGATATATAACACCGTACTGGTTAAAAGCGCAATGATAATTGCCTTTGGCACGTTTTTAGCACCATCTTTTACCTCGGGTGTGAGCGTGGCTATGGTGTTGAAGCCAGAATAGGCAAAAAATGCCAGTGACGCAGATTCAACTATGCTCATTGGTCCTTTTGGCAACAAAGGTGTGAATCTTACAGTGCTCCAAGAGCCATAAAATATGGACACTATTATAAATATTATCAGGCCTCCAACAGTAATGAACACTAAAAATTGCTCTATCTTTGCAACCAGTTTCAAACCCACATAATCGATTACCGTAACTGCAAGAATCATGATTACGGATATTATGATAATCATGACATTTGAAGAGATTTGAAACATAGAAAGCAAGTATGCTGCAAACCCTAACGCCACAGCAGATGCAGCGATAGAGTATGATATAGCTCTGAGCCAGCCTACTATAAATCCTAGAGAATCGCCCATTGTCACTTTTACAAACGAGTATAATCCCCCATGCGTGATGATCTTGGATGAGAGTTCTGCGCTGTTTAGAGCAACAGTAGCTGCGAGTATTGCCGTTAATATGAACGCAAGTATTGCGCCGGGCCCAGCCTGATAGATCACTGTGCCAGCCAGTACAAATATGCCTGCCCCTATAATATTGCCCAGTCCTATTGCGGTAGCCTGCCACATTGTGATCTTTGGCGTTTTCATTTATTTCACTTTATTAGTATCTCATAATTTACGTTTTTTTTCACAATTTTTGCAATGATATCAATGTTCGCTTCAACACTTTCAAACTTTATTTTTAATGGTTCCAGTGATTTTTTTGCTCTGATCATGTTAATTAACAGTTCTGTAAACTCCAAATTTTCAAACAATCCATGAAAATATGTGCCTATCACATTATTTTCATAAGAGCCATCAAATCTTGCAATATATCTATCATTTACTCTGTAAATTTTAGAAAAANNNNNNNNNNNNNNNNNNNNNNNNNNNNNNNNNNNNNNNNNNNNNNNNNNNNNNNNNNNNNNNNNNNNNNNNNNNNNNNNNNNNNNNNNNNNNNNNNATTAATTAACAGTTCTGTAAACTCCAAATTTTCAAACAATCCATGAAAATATGTGCCTATCACATTATTTTCATAAGAGCCATCAAATCTTGCAATATATCTATCATTTACTCTGTAAATTTTAGAAAAATGAGTTTTTGAGCTAGTAACACCGTTATGAATCTCATATCCTTTTATCTTCATATTCTCAAATTTCGGTGCAATTACAGTTCCATATATCACGTTTGTATTTTTAACCATGCCAAATACGGTCTTTGAATCTAATATCCCAACACCTGCAACCTTTCCTTTTTTCGATTCTACGTTATCAACTATGTATTTGCCAAGCATCTGGTACCCACCGCATATGCCTATTATCATTGTTCCATTTTTCTTTTCTTCTTTCAAGACCTCATCAAGTCCCTGCTCTTTCAGCCATGTCAGGTCAGGCACAGTGAGCTTTGAGCCTGGAACAATGATCAGGTCTGAACCTCTCAAATGTTCTGGATTGTCTACGTATCTCAATCCCACATCATCAACATGCTCAAAAACATTGAAATCCGTGAAATTGGAAATGTTCGGGATCTTGATCACAGATATTCTGGTAGCTCCATCTTTGTTTGGCCAAGATCTCAGAGAGTCTTCGTCAGGTATTGCATGCGAGATGTAAGGGATGGTACCTAACACCGGAATATGATATTTATTTTCTAAAAACTCAAAGCCCGGATAAAGTAAAGATTCATCACCCCTAAACTTGTTTATAATGATTCCTATCATATTTTTTCGGTCAATGAGCTCTAGAGTGCCGACAATGCTCGCAAATGCGCCACCACGATCTATGTCTGCGACCAGCACTATCTTTGCACCAATATCATTTGCAAATTTCAGGTTTGCAATATCATGTGCCAGATTTATCTCTGCAGGAGAGCCAGCACCTTCAATAACTATCATTTCATGCTCATTTTGCAGCTTTTCGAACGCATTTTTCGCGGTTTTGTAAACCTCATCTTTTTCCATGTTCATGTATTTCTTTGCGGTCACAGTCTTATAATGCTTTCCCAAAAGCACTATATGAGTTCTGTCATTTTCCGGTTTCAATAAAATGGGATTCATCAATACTGTTGGCTCTACCCTTGCCGCTAATGCTTGCAGATACTGTGCGTAAGCCATCTCTCCATCGCGCACTGCTATTGCATTCAAAGACATATTCTGCACTTTAAAAGGTGCAACATCTATGCCCATATCTGCAAATATGCGGCACAGAGCAGTTACAACTATAGATTTTCCAGCTCCTGAAGCGGTTCCTACAACCATGATAGGCACATATTTTTTCAAAATCTCAACCATCCTGGTATGCTGGGCTCAAACTTTTCTAGCTCTTCTATTAAAATACTGTTTTCGTTTTTTTTCTTTATTGAAAAGCGGATGCAACAGTTCAGTCCGAAAGAACTGCAGTTTCTGACAAGTATATTTTTCTTTTTTAATTTTTCACTTACATCACTTGCATTTTTAACATCTGCAATAAAATAGTTTGAGTCGGTTTTTAAGTTTAAACGCGTTTCTAATCTTTTTCGTTCTCTTGCAATTTTCGGAATGGTGGTAGCTAGGTACTCTGAGTCATCAACAATCGCTTTAACTACAGAGCAGCCTAGTGCACCAATGCTCCAGGGCATTCTGAACTTTCGTATCTGTGCCGCAATGTCAGGATCTGCAATAGCATAGCCAGTTCTTATCCCTGCAATATTATAAGATTTGGTAAATGATCTCAGTATTATCAT
This window encodes:
- a CDS encoding cobyric acid synthase, whose product is MVEILKKYVPIMVVGTASGAGKSIVVTALCRIFADMGIDVAPFKVQNMSLNAIAVRDGEMAYAQYLQALAARVEPTVLMNPILLKPENDRTHIVLLGKHYKTVTAKKYMNMEKDEVYKTAKNAFEKLQNEHEMIVIEGAGSPAEINLAHDIANLKFANDIGAKIVLVADIDRGGAFASIVGTLELIDRKNMIGIIINKFRGDESLLYPGFEFLENKYHIPVLGTIPYISHAIPDEDSLRSWPNKDGATRISVIKIPNISNFTDFNVFEHVDDVGLRYVDNPEHLRGSDLIIVPGSKLTVPDLTWLKEQGLDEVLKEEKKNGTMIIGICGGYQMLGKYIVDNVESKKGKVAGVGILDSKTVFGMVKNTNVIYGTVIAPKFENMKIKGYEIHNGVTSSKTHFSKIYRVNDRYIARFDGSYENNVIGTYFHGLFENLEFTELLIN
- a CDS encoding cobyric acid synthase, whose translation is FSKIYRVNDRYIARFDGSYENNVIGTYFHGLFENLEFTELLINMIRAKKSLEPLKIKFESVEANIDIIAKIVKKNVNYEILIK
- a CDS encoding amino acid permease is translated as MKTPKITMWQATAIGLGNIIGAGIFVLAGTVIYQAGPGAILAFILTAILAATVALNSAELSSKIITHGGLYSFVKVTMGDSLGFIVGWLRAISYSIAASAVALGFAAYLLSMFQISSNVMIIIISVIMILAVTVIDYVGLKLVAKIEQFLVFITVGGLIIFIIVSIFYGSWSTVRFTPLLPKGPMSIVESASLAFFAYSGFNTIATLTPEVKDGAKNVPKAIIIALLTSTVLYILVVVGMLALMPWQYYGITADPLANALTYVHASPVIELIISIVAILATVTVTISLIVAGSRTLLQMSEDGMFPKWIGGISGDSPKRAVLIIGAVTVFSLFLGNLKYIALASNFGVIFSYSLTGLAVVIIRKRKVKGPFRSPLYPAVQILSIILSAVIMFALGTQALYLGMIVITIGIILYALHKEKIVNI